The sequence GTTCGCAACGGCTTCCTTTCACCACTCCACAGCCCGCTCCAATTCGCATCCCTTGATCAGACCATTGCACTTGGCGGATCCCCACAAAGCAAGAGGCCCGCTTGTGAATGGGATCGATTACCCCAAAAGGAGCTCCATAGAACTTTCTATCTAATTGCTTCTGGTAATTTTCCAGCCATTTTCCTCCTTCCAAACGAGGAAAAGCGCCAAGAGCTGGGGTGGGATGCAGCGCTTTGACCAGTTGATCAAAGTCAAAAGGCTGCGTAAGAGAAACCTCGATAGGCGTCAGCAAATGATTTAAAGTAGAAAATGGCAATAACTGCCTCTCGCCAACTTGAATGCGTCCAAAAGGCTTTAAAGCTTCGCAAATCCCCTTAACAACAACTTGATGCTCATGCTTTTCCTTATCGTCTTGTTGCAGCTCTTCCTTCTCTTGCTGTTTTTTTGTTCCCGCTAAAGCCATGGTCCGGACAAGATGGCTCTGCCCTTCATCATATAAAAAAAGAGTCTCTGGGGTGACCCCTAAAAGGCCGCCCTCCTCGTTCCAATAGCCATACAAACAGCCGGGACGGGATTGAAGATAGGCTAACGCTTCTTTTAAGGATCTTTGCAACCTTGCCAGTGACATGTAAGAAGAGGAATACGCGAAAGTATAAGGCACAGCCTTTTCTAAAAGGCCATTTTGAAAGGCTTCTTGAAGCCTCTGAAAAGTTTCTTGGAATAATTCGCGATGGCCAACGATCCATTCGAGCGGCTCTTCCCCTGCCATCGCTTTTAGCTCATTGTCCAATTGATGCCAGGTTAAGTTCAGTGACTTTTCATATTGAATCCAAGGAGCAGCGCTCCGCAAAAAGAAATCGGGAAAATAAAAGATCGGTCTACCGGGATCTAGCTCTTGCCGCGACGCGGCAAGGCGGCAAGGACCATATCCAAGCAAAAAGGAACCGTCCCCTGCACTCATCAGGGCACCGGATATCCAATCGGATGCATCAAGAATAGTGGCTGGCATCTTTATACTGCCCTTTAGGAATAAAGGGCAGTCTTATAGCGCAACACAAATTGAATTAGCAATAAAAATTCTAAACTATTGCTTAGTTAAATAAGACGCATTCTCCTTCGGCAAAACGCGATAGAGGCCAGCGATTGTCTGGTAAGGAGATCGGGAGAACCAAGCCAGCAGCATCAATTTAAAATTCTCTAAATTTGAAGATTTAAGCCCTTTGTAATCGGAGACATTGGGATCTTGAAATTCATAATAATCAGCCGAAAGGGATATATAAACGGCATGGCCCGATCCTAAAGCAGGATCAAGCAGAGCAGCCTGCACGCGCCTTTGCACTTCAGGAGGACTGTCTGCACCTAAAATTGCCAGCGCTCTCTCTTCAGCCTGTTCCCAAGATAATTGACTTTCCGGTTCAGGCGCATGCTTTGTCACACTATCTTCGAGATTTAAAATAAAATGAGCCTGTCCATCTTTATTTTGCTCGACAAGCCTATCTAAAGCCTCGGTAATAAACGCTTCCGTAGAAATTTTCTTTTTAATTAAAGCCCCATTAAAGCCGATGATTTCTACGAATTTGATTTCTAGCTGATCAATAAGAGAAGAAGGAAACATGGCTTGCATAGCATTTAGCTCCCTCTCTCTTTCGAATTCAGCAAACCTTGCATCCAGTTCTTCTTTCTGAATGGTTAAAGCCTTTGCTTCGGAATGGGAAGCTTCAGCCAACTGGTGATTTAAAAAAGCTTTTCGCAATACAAAATTCTGCCACTTAGGATTAAGAACATCCAGAAAAGTCAAATTGATGATATGGCAGGCTTGATAAAAGCGCGCCTGTGGAGAAATTTGCATGCCTATCGAATCCTGTTCTTCTCCCTCTAACTGATTTTTGATGTGATTGAGTGTCGCTCCTATGCATATGCCTTGCAAAAGATAAGCCTGGCGGTCTTTTGTCTTCGATTGAGTCCTGGAAAAATTAAAAAAGTTTCTAATATCCCTAAAAGCAGCATCTTTCTTTGCTGCCACTACATACTCATTCAGACCGGTCAAAAGCTTGTCTTCTATCTTCTCATGGCAAACGCTAAATTTTTCCTCTATCTCATAGATAGCCTCGGACATATAGTCTAAAATAAGCTTTTCTTCTTGAAGATGGATTTGCCTAAAGATGGCATACGTGCGTTCCACCACCGACATAACTCTTTTTGCATCCTCATCCTCTAATTGCTCTTTCAATTTAGCATTAAAGTCGCTCCGACATGTCTGCCAGCTTATTCCTTTTTTAATGAGATTTTCATATGCACTAAAGGGCTCTTTTATCCTAAATCCACGGCCCAGGATATTTAGAAAAAATGCCCACTGTTTCTCACGCTGAGCTTGAACGCTTTTAAGACAGCTAAGGGAATTTCCAAAATAAGCCGATTTGCTTTGCAACACTTTCTTTCCAACCAATTCCTCTAATTCAATTAAAGTCAATTGATCGGATGGCTGAGTGTTATGAAGCCTAAGCTGACGAATATTTTGATATAAATAAAAAAGCTCCTGATAACTAGTCGATTCATAACGGATTTCACTAAGCTGGCTAAATTGCTTTTGGAGCTCTTCTTTGAATCTAATTAGTTTAAATTTGGAATTTAAAACTTCATTGGTTTGATTTTGATTAATTAATAAAGACTCAATTTGATGACTAGCAAAACTAATATTCATATTATCCAAATAATTATATATTTCTATGGATAATAAATTTTTACCGTTAATTTTAATTAAAAGAATTGTTAAGAAATTTTGAATTTAAAATAATTGTTTTAATTAATTTTTAAATAAAAACCAAAACCACATCTTAATAATAAATTAATAAAGATATTTTATAATTTTTATAAATAAATTATATTATATAGGTTTTTTATGAATTCTTCTGTTTCTTCTTCTTTATCTCCTTTATTCTCCGCATCTTTATCTTCTTCTGAACAAAAGGTAGAGCTAAAAGATAAAACAACAGAGGCGGGACAAGAGGCATTGAATCAGCTTGCTTTAATGGACGAGGCGTCTTGCTTTTCTTTAGACGAAGCGGAATGGGAGATCATTCCCGATCAACAGAAAGAGCAAGCTGCCGAGATTTTGACCGATCAAGAAAAATTACAGACGCTTATTGAGACGATTGTCAATCTTGACGGGGAAGAATGGATTCTAGTGGAAGATGAGAGAGTCGAGTTTATCCAGGCCGAAGAAGGAAAAAGCAATTGGAAGAAGCAATGGGCGATTACTGGCGGCATTCCCGTTTTAGGCGCCACTGTTGGAACCATACAGCAATTGGCGGGAAGCAAGGCAGGACTTTCCGTTCTGCAAGGACTTAACTTATTGAAGCAAATAGAAATTAAAAATTGTGCGTATATTTTACCAGCTGCCCCTATTTTCGTTGATTTAGCTCAAAGAGTTTATCAAGATTCTTCTTCCGATTCCTTCCAAGTTAAAGTAATAAGAGCCGCTAAATCATTGGATAAAAAAGAACTCGCCTTTAATCTACTTTCCTGTGGGCTTAGCTTAGGAACAGCGGGCATGCATGGAGCCATGATGAAGGCCGGCTTGGTCGCCTTTGATCTTTCGGGGCATATCATGACAAAAGTTGTCAGCAGTGCAATCCTTGCTAAGGGAGTGACAAGCGCTGAAGGGGAAGACAAGCCTTCTCTTTTAAAAAAAGCCGCTCTTTACCTTTACGTTGCTTCTGATGCTTTGATGCTGCATAAAACAGCCCTTCGCTTTCATACGCCGGAAGAAGTTGTTGCAGGAGCGCTGTGGGGATTGATCAATTTGGGCGTTGCGCAAGCCATCGCCAATCGTTTAACCGCTCCTTCAATTCAGCCTGAAACTGAACCTTCTTCCCCTGAAATACTGGAAGAGCAAAATCAAGAACCAACAAACACTCTCTTAACACAAGAAGGCAATCTGACCTCCCATATTCAAAATGAACAGTATTTTGACGATAATGGAGAGAAAGAAGCCAAGGCAGAAGAGCCGGAAGTCCTTATTTCCAAGCATACCGAAGATTTTACCTCTTTAATCCAAGAAGACTATTTCGATAAAGATTAAATTGACTAATCTGAAATTCTAAAAACTAAGGCGTCTTCCTAGATTCAAATCCTTTCTATAAGAGAAAAACTCATTTCGAATTTAGATTGTTATGAATTTAGGGACATGCCCTAGGTCAGACCATTCACTTTAAGCCAGCTTCTGCCAGCCCATCTATGTCCAGAGTCAGGTTCTTTTGCCCGTCAAAGATAGCCCAACTTCAAAAACAAGTTCTCCAGGCAGATCTGTAGGGAAGTCGAGCGTTGAAGAGCCAGTTGGGCTTCGTCGATCATTTTTTGTACCTGCTCGATAGCTGGCAGGTTTCCCCTTTGTCCAATTTGTTCTAGTTCCGGGACATAGTCCGGATTGATTAAATACCCCCTTGCCCCGCCGTGATAAAGAACATGCAAATCGCGGTACCAAGAGAGAAACTGGTTGAATAAGGTTTGGGTTTCTTGAATGAAAGCCATGGTAGACAACCCTTCTAATTCCTTTTCCAAACTATGCTGCTGCAAAGCCGATAACTGGTCTGCTGGAATTTTATATAACTCTTCTTTTGCAGCTTCTTCTGCCTGCTTTCTAGACTTTTCAATTTGCGCCGTCAACTCTCCCACAGCTTCACTTAAGGATTTATAGCAGGAAAAAGCGCCTTGTGCGAGAAGATTGAGAAGCGAGCTTCGCAGTGTATCGCCTCCATGCTCGATCAATTGAATCGCGCGCCCTATTGATCCTTGCGAGAGGTGGGCAGAGTTTTTCGCCGCTTGAGGATCGATCTGATGGCGGTCGATAAGGAATTGCTCTATGGTTGCTTGTGGAATCGTTTGGAATTGCAAGATACGGCAACGCGAAAGAATAGTTGGCAGCAAGGCCGATTGCGAGCGGCTGAGCAAAATGATAAGCGTGCAGGGGGGCGGTTCTTCAAACGTTTTTAATAAGGCATTAGCGCTATAGGTCAGCATGCGATCCGCCTCATGAACAATAAAAACTTTCCATTTGGCCTCATAAGGAGGCAAATAGACCTCTTCGCTCAATTGCCGCATCGTCTGAATGCTATGCAAGCCGAGCTTGCCTTCTGGGCGGTAGACGTGAATATCGGGGTGCTGCCCTTTTTCAATTTTAGCGCGATGCGTTCCTTGCGGATCATCTAAGCCGATTACCATAGCAGCCAAGACTTGGGCGAACAGGCTTTTTCCGATCCCCTCTTGCCCCGTAAATAAAAGAGAGTTTCCAATCGCTCCTTTTTCTACCATATGGGCAAGATAGCGTTTGATCGTCTCATTCCCCACTAAAGCGGAGAAATTGGTTGGGATCATGTCCTTTCTTTCCTGGTTGGAAGAATAATCAACTCGTCGACGGCCCGGACAGCCTCTTTGAATACATCTGCTTGAGACCGATTGGCATTGATGCAATACATTCTAAATGGTTCGCGCCTGGCGGCGGCTCGAAAAGCTTCTTGTACACGTAAGTGGAAGTCCAACTTCTCCGATTCAATTCGATCAAGCTGTCCACTCCCCGCCTGTTCTTTGTCCAGCTTTTGCGTCCTCTTTAGACCTATCTCGGGATCAACATCCAAAAAAAGCGTAAGCTCTGGCTCGATCTCGCCACAGACTAATTGGCAAAATCGTTGGACATACCTGCTATCTAGGCCGCGGGCAGCTCCCTGGTAAGCAATCGTTGAATCATTGAAGCGGTCGCAAATAACAATTTTTCCAGCTTGCAAGGCAGGTTTGATCAACTCTTCTATATGCTGGGAGCGTGCTGCTAAAAAGAGAAGCAGCTCTGCTTGATCTCCGATTTGAAGAGAAGCATCGCGTTGCAAGACCAAGCTGCGAATGGTTTCGCCAAGCTTCGATCCGCCAGGTTCTCTAGTTTTTACCACTTCGTAACCTTGCTGCACAAAATAATCAGCCAATTGATTGAGAAGAGTAGACTTACCGGATCCCTCTCCCCCTTCAATTGTAATAAAATGTCCTCTAGATAAGGATGACATATATTTCTTGGGCTATTCTAATAAATCAGCGGTTTCTTCAGCGGCATCGACATCCGTTGCTTCATCGGCGCTTGGCGTCTCGACAGTCTTTTCTTCAATATCTTGGTTTTCACTTCCCTCTAATTTCTGGATAGCAACCAAATAATCGCCCTCACGCAAGTTAACAAGCTTGACGCCTTGTGTATTACGGCCCATGACGCGCAAGTCAGCCATGCGGATGCGGACCGTTTGCCCAGTTGATGACATCATCACAACGCCATCATTGTCCGTTACACAGATTGCTCCGACCACATTGCCGTTCCTTTCGCTTGTGATGATCGATCTAACGCCTACGCCTCCGCGGTTGGTCTGACGGAAATCTTCGACATGGGACCGCTTGCCAAAACCATTCTCGCAGACAACTAAAATGGATTCATCGCCATTGACGACTTCACAGCCTACAATGAAATCATTCTCATCGCGCAAAGTCGCCCCCTTAACCCCTCGCGCCATACGGCCCATCGGACGGACATTGCTTTCATCAAAGCGGACTGCCATTCCTTTATAGGTAAAGAGCATGATTTGCTGCTGCGGCTTCACAAGGCGTGCTGCCACAACCTCGTCGCCTTCGTCAATATCCAGCGCCCAAATTCCTTTGCGTCGCGGGTTGCTAAAATCAGTCAGCATCGATTTTTTGACTACTGCGCGCTTGGTGGCCATGAGAATGCACGACTCTTCGTCAAAGGCCGAAACGCGTAAGATTGTAGCAATTTTCTCTTCAGGCCTTAAATCTTCCAGCAGATTGATAAGCGGCTTGCCCTTCGATTTTCTTCCCGTTTCAGGAATTTGCCAGACTTTCAGCCAATAGCATCGTCCTAAATTGGTAAAAATCAACAGATGATCATGGGTCGAGGCAACATACAAGCCCTTAATTATATCATCTTCTTTTTTCAGCTGCATCCCTGCCACGCCTTGACCGCCTCGTCGCTGTTCGCGGAATGTATCAACGGGCATTCTCTTGATGTAATCATCTTGAGAAATTGTGATAATAACAGGTTCATTGGCAATTAAGTCTTCCATATTCACTTCGCTTTCAGCGGCAATGATACGCGTTTGACGTTCAGATTTGTGATTCTTCTGAATATCCAGCAGCTCATCTTTAATAATGCCCCTTACCATCGCTTCGCTTGCCAAAACCGCTCGGAAATACTCAATTTTCTTCAGCAAATCTTGGTATTCCTCGTTGATTTTATCCCGCTCCAAGCCTGTGAGTTGGTATAAGCGCAGGTCTAAAATGGCATTTGCTTGACGCTCTGTAAATTGGAACCTTTCCATCAATTGCGAACGTGCTTCATCGCGGTTTTGGCTAGCGCGAATGAGTCTAACCACTTCGTCGAGATGGTCAATCGCTTTTAAATAGCCTTCCAGAATATGCGCTCTCGCTTCGGCCTTGTTCAATTCAAAGCGCGTGCGGCGGCGAACGACATCGATGCGGTGCTCGATCCAAGCGGCGATGAGCTGTTTGACATTCATTATGCGAGGCAGGCCTTTATCCAAAGCCAGCATATTGCAACCAAACGTGATTTGGAGATCGCTGAATTTGTAAAGCTGATTGATGATAACTTCCGGAACCTCGCCGCGCTTGAGTTCAACGACAATACGCATCCCATCCTTATCCGATTCATCGCGCAGGTCCGAAATTCCAGTAATGGTCTTATTGTTAATCAATTCTGCAATTTGCTCGATGAGGCGCGACTTATTGACATTGTAGGGAATCTCGTCGATGGCAAGCCGCTGCTTGTCTGGATTGTCTTCATTTTCTTCTATACGGATCAAGCCCCGTAAAATGAGCTTGCCTCTTCCTGTATGAAAAGCTTCCTTAATGCCTCGGTAGCCGCAAATAATGCCGCCTGTTGGAAAATCAGGACCAGGCATGACCTTCATAATCTCGTCTATGCTCGTTGTCGGATCATCCAATAAGAGCAGCGTCGCCTTAACAAGTTCATTGAGATTATGAGGAGGAATATTGGTCGCCATTCCAACGGCAATACCGGATGATCCGTTGCAAAGCAAATTGGGAAATTTGGAAGGGAAAACTGTTGGCTCTTTTTTCGTCTCGTCATAGTTAGGAGCCATTTCAACAGTATCTTTATCCAAATCGTCCATTAATTGGACAGCCGCTGTCGTTAAACGGGCTTCCGTATAACGCATAGCAGCCGGAGGATCGCCATCGACGGAACCGAAGTTTCCTTGTCCGTCAATCAGGTTGTAGCGCATTATCCATTTTTGGGCCATGCGGACCAGAGTAGGATAAATGACCATCTCGCCATGCGGATGGTAGTCACCGGAAGTATCACCCGAGATTTTGGCGCACTTACGGTGCTTGCCATTTGGACCCAGGTTTAACTGGCGCATGGCGTATAGGATACGTCGTTGGGAGGGCTTTAAACCATCCCTCACATCCGGAAGAGCGCGAGAAATAATTACAGACATGGAATAGCGCAAATAGCTATCCTTTACTTCATCTTCCACATTCCGCGTAACAATGATTTCGTCTTTCGTATAGGACATATTAACCTCTTTTTCCGGATATCCAAGCGTGCAAGTATACCCTAAGCCGCTTTTCTTACTTATTTGTAAACTTTCTTCTCTTTATTGCCTTAGATATCTAAATTTTTAACTGACAATGCATGCTGCTCGATAAACGCTCGTCGGGGAGGCACATCTTCTCCCATTAGCATCGTAAACATATGGTCGGCGGCGATGACATCCGGTAAGGTGACTTGGATCAGCGTTCGTTTAGCCGGATCCATCGTCGTCTCCCATAACTGATCGGCGTTCATCTCGCCCAAACCTTTATAACGCTGGATTTCAATGCCTTTGCGTCCATTTTCTCTCAAGAACTCGATTAATTCGCGCAACGTATGGAAAGGATGGATTTTTCCGCCTTCCTCTGTTACGTCAATTTGATGGCTATTGCCGATTAAGTAATTGTTAAGCTCCAATCCATAAGTATGAAGCCGATTGATCATTTCTTCCAATCCACCTTCTTCATATAATTCGATAAAGTGCAGGCGTCCTGGCTTGAAAGTGCGCATTTCTTCTGTAATTTCTTCTTCAGGAATAGAAGCTAATGTTTCTTGATGGCGCTTTCTTTGGCTTTCTTCTTCCGACTGTCTTAAAGCAACAAACTCGTCTTCAGAATAAGCAAAGCGCGGTCCATCCACCAAATTCATTTGAAAGCGCGGCAGCTGGCCAGCGCCATTTCTAAGGGCCAGAAATTCTCTAAATGGAATGCCTTTGCGTTCAATGCGCGAAATAAAATCTTCAACTTCTAATATCCCTTCAACAAGCTTTTTCACCTCTTCAGGGCTCAAATCGCTTTGCTGGCCCGGCAGCTTGATGCGGATATCGCTTAGCCCAAGCTCAAGCAAATAATCGTCCATTTCACGCTCGGAATGAATATAACGGCTTGTTTTCTTGCGCGTCACACGGTAGAGAGGCGGCTGGGCAATATAAATGAAGTTATTCTCCACCAATGCCGGCATATGGCGATAAAAGAAAGTCAAGAGAAGGGTGCGGATATGCGAGCCGTCCACATCGGCGTCAGTCATGATAATGACTTTATGGTAGCGCAATTTGTCTAGGTTGAAACCATCCTTTCCAATCCCACATCCTAACGCAGCAACCATTGTCCCCACTTCATTATTTTGAAGGATTTTCTCCAGGCGCGCTTTTTCCACATTCAAAATCTTACCGCGAATGGGCAAAATGGCCTGAAAACGCCTGTCACGCCCTGATTTGGCAGAGCCGCCGGCCGAATCCCCCTCGACGATGTAAATCTCGCAAAGCGCAGGATTCTTTTCCTGGCAATCTGTTAGCTTACCTGGCAAACGGGCACTGTCTAAAGCTGATTTCCGCAGCGTCAGCTCACGCGCTTTGCGTGCCGCTTCGCGCGCCTGGGCAGCTATGATTGCCTTATCAGCGATCATTTTTGCCAAAGCTGGATTTTCATCTAAAAAGATGGACAGCTCTTCCCCGACAATCTGTTGAACAACCGATCCCACATCGCTATTGCCTAAACGCTGCTTTGTCTGGCCTTCAAACTGCGGATTGGCTACTTTGACAGAAATAACAGCTGTCAAGCCTTCCCGCATATCCTCTCCGCTAATGGAAATTTTATCGGTTTTGAGAAGATTGTGGTTTTTAATGTAATTATTCAATACTCGCGTTAGTGCCGTTGAAAAACCTGTCAGGTGGGATCCGCCTTGGCGTGTCGGAATGTTGTTGACATATGAAAAAATGGTTTCCGTATAACCATCGTTCCATTGCATGGCGACTTCGAACTCAATTGGCGCATCATCGCCAGGACGTGTTCCTTGAAAATAAATAGGCGCAGGAAAAAGCGGTTCTTTGTTTTCATTCAAATAGCTGACAAAAGAGCTCAAGCCCCCTTCATAACAAAAATTCACATCTTCTTTATCGGAATGCTTTTCATCTCGGAAGAAAATGTTAATTCCCTTATTTAAGAAAGCCAACTCTCGGAAACGCTTAGCTAAAATATCATAGTCAAATTCAGTGACCGCCATGACTGCATCGTCAGGCCAAAACCACACTCTTGTTCCGCGTTTCGTCGTCTCTCCTATGACAGTGACCGGACGGACGACACGACCTTGAGAAAATTCTATCTCGTAGATCTTTCCCTGCTTATAGACCTGTACAGTCATTTTCTTTGACAAGGCATTTACGCAAGATACTCCGACACCATGCAAACCGCCCGACACCTTGTAAGTATCCTTGTCAAACTTGCCTCCCGCATGCAAGATGGTCATGACTACTTCCAAAGCAGAGACTTCCCGTCCTTGCTTAATCGATTCTTTTTCATGGCGTTCAACCGGAATTCCCCGTCCATTATCTTCAATGCTGACAGAATTATCCTTGTGAAGAATGACATCAATGGCAGTACAATAACCAGCCATAGCTTCGTCGATACAATTGTCTACCACTTCGTAAACCAAATGATGGAGTCCATTGACACCTGTATCGCCTATATACATCCCAGGCCTTTCACGGACTGCCTGAAGACCTTCTAGCACCGTAATCGAACTAGCATTGTATTCTTTCGTTTGAGTTTTGGACTCATCTGAGTTTATCTTAGCTTGAGACATTCTAATACCTTAAATAGTGATTTTTTTTCCTCAGCCAATTCGAAAAGAAATGGTTTTAATTTCAACCTGAGGAAACTTTTGTCTAAGTTGATTTAAAATGCGAGGTTTGTCATTTTGACTCAACAAACTATGAAGAGTAGAATTTTTAACTTTCACAACAAGGATTCCATCTGCAAAAGAAACGGCTTGCGTCATAGCCGCAAGCTTAGGACCAATAATTTCTGGCCACATAGCCAAAATCAAATCCGGCCTTTGATGATAGGCCTCTCCAATTTTCGATAAAACCGCTGGCAACACGTCATTAATACAATGAGTCGTCAATTGCGTTCCATCATAATGCCTAGGCGTGCGAGAATAGGATTTACTCACAACGTTTTATCTGCCTTAAATTAAAAGAACTTAGAGAAAAAAATTTAAGCTGGATTATAGCAGAAAAAAGTCTCCCAGACAACATTTTTATGCGCGTTAATTTTAAATATTTTCCGCTTGTCTTTTTAATCAGCTAAAATCCAAATTATCTTAAAATTTAAGCACTTTCCACCATAAAAAGAATAGAGAGCAACCTCTCTTAAAGAGGGGAAAGCAAGCTAACTCCCTTCCCTTAACAGATACATATTCAAATCTTTAAATTTTTTAATCGACTATTAGAATGAATCGTCAATAACCGATGCCCCTATACTTGAAATGATTTTTTCTCTACGGGAAAAGAAGGGGAATTTAGGCCATTCAACCCCAGAGACTATTAGCGATTTTAATTAACAATAGTCCCATTCTGATATTATCCTTAAGCCAATTGACTTCCGTTCTATCTAAATCAGACGAGAGGGTAGATCTCCCTTTAAAAGGGCTTACCCCCTCTATTCTGCCCCCTATCGCTTCGCTTTCTTAAGCCTTCTATTTTCACACCTTTTAAGCGAAGCATTCTCCTTTTCCCAACCAAATCCTCAATCAATTTCATTCCTATTATACCCTATTTTTCAATTAATTTAAACACCTAATAATCAAAAGATTATATAAACAAGACTCGGAATAACCAATTGAAATTAAAATAGATTTTAAGACAATAGAAAGGCCTCTCAACCATAAAATATTTTCAACCGCGAAAAAGATAATTAAGGGAGAAGCCAAGACTGAAAGGCAAATGATAGCCTTTATAGTTCTGCGATGATTTTTTAAAGGAAGAGATCATTAAGATTGACCAAATGTAAAAATGACTCTCGCAGAAATCAGGCTTGCGAGCCTTGTGACAACTGGTTTTTTATGGCAATATTGAAAGAGCCCATAAAGCCTTAAAGGCAGCCGCCATATTGATAAAAGACTAAGTAAACATCAGTTAAATGCAAGATTGCACGGAATTAATACTCAAACGCGGCATGATCTTGCTTATGAACAGAGGCAGTTTTTGGGCTTATCTAAAGAAGTATGGCAGATAGCTTCCCAATTAAGGGATGTCTCCCTATTCAGATTGAGGAAAGAGAAGCATGCAGAGGCTATAGCACAAGCAAGAAAGAATATTTCTACGACTTGACGGTCAATAGGATACAAATTATGAAAAGAAAGAAGAGCTTAAAAACGAGGCATTGGAGTCATAATAGAGTGTAAAACCAACTTCTGCAGGCCTCATTTATTTGAAGATTGGCAGAACCTTAAACGCTTTCGAAGAACAACCAAAACAATGGTTAGCCAAGTGTCAACTCTTCTACCAAAAAAGATTCATGCTGTTACAGATTTAGGCTTTGAACTAAAAGTGATGGGAGTTGTAATAACTTTAGCCATAAATTTGGCTCTTAGTTAGTCATTCCGAACTTAAATTATATAATAAAACAGAATTAAAACGTCCTCATCGGAACAGCCACACATTTGATTCAATGATAGCTTGCAGTTTATATAAAAGATGATTTAACGCGCATGACAAGCTAAATTTTGACGGATATAAAAACAGAAAATTCTTAAAACTTTATTCCTCATGCTTGATTGCAAGCAAGTAAACTAAATAACGATAAATTTATTTTTAATATCACATCTTTTATTAAAAAATAATTAAAAAATATCGATTTAATTTATCTTGTATTTTGCATTGATAATAAACTAAATAAAATAAGAATATAAAAAAGAATAAAGTGATATCTCTACAAAATCAAAGCTTTAAAATGTTAGAGCTCCTACTGT is a genomic window of Candidatus Protochlamydia phocaeensis containing:
- the gyrB gene encoding DNA topoisomerase (ATP-hydrolyzing) subunit B, with protein sequence MSQAKINSDESKTQTKEYNASSITVLEGLQAVRERPGMYIGDTGVNGLHHLVYEVVDNCIDEAMAGYCTAIDVILHKDNSVSIEDNGRGIPVERHEKESIKQGREVSALEVVMTILHAGGKFDKDTYKVSGGLHGVGVSCVNALSKKMTVQVYKQGKIYEIEFSQGRVVRPVTVIGETTKRGTRVWFWPDDAVMAVTEFDYDILAKRFRELAFLNKGINIFFRDEKHSDKEDVNFCYEGGLSSFVSYLNENKEPLFPAPIYFQGTRPGDDAPIEFEVAMQWNDGYTETIFSYVNNIPTRQGGSHLTGFSTALTRVLNNYIKNHNLLKTDKISISGEDMREGLTAVISVKVANPQFEGQTKQRLGNSDVGSVVQQIVGEELSIFLDENPALAKMIADKAIIAAQAREAARKARELTLRKSALDSARLPGKLTDCQEKNPALCEIYIVEGDSAGGSAKSGRDRRFQAILPIRGKILNVEKARLEKILQNNEVGTMVAALGCGIGKDGFNLDKLRYHKVIIMTDADVDGSHIRTLLLTFFYRHMPALVENNFIYIAQPPLYRVTRKKTSRYIHSEREMDDYLLELGLSDIRIKLPGQQSDLSPEEVKKLVEGILEVEDFISRIERKGIPFREFLALRNGAGQLPRFQMNLVDGPRFAYSEDEFVALRQSEEESQRKRHQETLASIPEEEITEEMRTFKPGRLHFIELYEEGGLEEMINRLHTYGLELNNYLIGNSHQIDVTEEGGKIHPFHTLRELIEFLRENGRKGIEIQRYKGLGEMNADQLWETTMDPAKRTLIQVTLPDVIAADHMFTMLMGEDVPPRRAFIEQHALSVKNLDI
- a CDS encoding DUF721 domain-containing protein, which translates into the protein MSKSYSRTPRHYDGTQLTTHCINDVLPAVLSKIGEAYHQRPDLILAMWPEIIGPKLAAMTQAVSFADGILVVKVKNSTLHSLLSQNDKPRILNQLRQKFPQVEIKTISFRIG